Proteins encoded together in one Vitis vinifera cultivar Pinot Noir 40024 chromosome 4, ASM3070453v1 window:
- the LOC100253049 gene encoding retrovirus-related Pol polyprotein from transposon RE1 isoform X1, producing MSSLHSDSCRMERKKDLATRRTIGLGKQRDGLYYLVALATEKSLTNHSSSTNQPACNLAISSTDLWHSCLGHVSPSRLSFIAKNFLNFSVQSNNACPICPLAKQSRLPFGTSAISSTKPFEIIHCDIWGRYRHPSLFGAHYFLTIVDDYTRFTWIFLMRHKDEAQSLLKRFFSYVFTQFEFRIKTFRSDNGKEFTSLRSFFQDNGVIFQHSCVYTPQQNGVVERKHRHILQVARALKFHAQVPTQFWGECALTAVHIINRLPSPILSFKTPFELLYSKPPSYSHLRVFGCLAYATNVHTSHKFDYRAMPSIFIGYPVGQKAYKLFDLSTKKVFTSRDVKFHEDIFPYVSLKPNSTLPSLTHNSGPIPLVAHDISSSFDSTSHALSPLLSNHTSTPSPATENDDFSSPSRPSELIMEPSSQIDPNPSPSPSTTLVSPSPGPPFASIPSAPPAETPIFSPETHSPKPATPLRCSSRHIAPPIKLHDYVCSHVSSNQSSSLIPGPTKGTRYPLANYVSYHRYKPAYRSFVAQHSAVTEPRSYSEAAAHPEWQKAMCSELQALQANGTWSLTPLPAGKTPIGCRWVYKIKHRSDGSIERYKARLVAKGFTQLEGVDYQDTFSPTAKIISVRCLLALAAARGWSIHQMDVNNAFLHGDLHEEIYMSPPLGLRRQGEENLVCRLHKSLYGLKQASRQWFAKFSEAIQSAGYAQSRADYSLFTRKQGKSFTALLIYVDDILITGNDPVSIATTKNFLHSHFHLKDLGDLKYFLGIEVSASKNGIFISQRKYALEIIEDAGLLGAAPIDTPMERGLKLSDKSDLLKDQGRYRRLVGRLIYLTVSRPDITYAVHVLSRFMHQPRKAHMEAAFRVVRYLKNAPGQGLFFSSNNDFRLRAYCDSDWAGCPLTRRSTTGYCVFLGPSLISWRSKRQKTVSLSSAEAEYRAMTGACCELTWLWYLLKDLGVLHKEPALLYCDNKATLHIAANPVFHERTRHIEMDCHYIRDKIQDGSIITRHVSSAHQLADILTKPLGNEFFAPMIRKLGVQDIHSPT from the exons ATGAGCAGCTTGCATTCTGATAGTTGcagaatggaaagaaaaaag GATCTGGCTACGAGGAGGACGATTGGTTTGGGTAAACAACGTGATGGACTATACTATTTGGTGGCACTAGCGACGGAGAAATCTCTAACCAACCATTCCTCATCCACAAACCAACCAGCCTGCAATCTCGCCATCTCTTCCACTGATCTCTGGCACAGTTGCTTAGGCCATGTATCACCTTCTCGTTTGAGTTTCATTGCcaagaattttttgaatttttctgttCAGTCCAATAATGCTTGCCCTATATGTCCTTTGGCTAAGCAAAGTCGTTTACCTTTTGGTACTAGTGCTATTTCTTCTACAAAACCTTTTGAGATTATTCATTGTGACATTTGGGGACGTTATCGACACCCTTCTCTGTTTGGTGCCCATTACTTTCTCACTATTGTCGATGATTATACACGTTTCACTTGGATATTTTTAATGCGACATAAAGATGAAGCACAATCACTTTTAAAACGTTTCTTCAGCTATGTGTTCACACAATTTGAATTTCGCATTAAAACTTTTCGAAGTGACAATGGTAAAGAATTTACCTCACTTCGTTCCTTTTTCCAAGATAATGGTGTCATCTTTCAACATTCTTGTGTTTACAcgcctcaacaaaatggggttgtggAACGCAAACATCGTCATATTTTACAAGTAGCCCGAGCTTTGAAATTCCATGCTCAAGTTCCCACTCAATTTTGGGGGGAGTGTGCTCTCACTGCCGTACATATCATCAATCGGTTACCTTCACCAATATTGTCTTTCAAAACTCCTTTTGAATTGCTTTACTCAAAACCACCTTCTTACTCCCATCTCCGTGTTTTCGGATGTTTAGCCTATGCCACCAATGTTCACACCTCTCACAAATTTGATTACCGTGCCATGCCATCCATCTTCATCGGTTATCCTGTTGGTCAGAAAGcatacaaattatttgatttatcaacAAAAAAGGTCTTTACTAGCCGAGATGTCAAATTTCATGAAGATATTTTTCCTTATGTCTCTCTCAAGCCCAACTCTACTCTCCCTTCGTTGACCCATAATTCTGGTCCAATCCCCTTGGTGGCCCACGACATCTCTTCCTCATTTGACTCTACTTCTCACGCACTTTCCCCTCTTCTTTCCAACCACACAAGCACACCGTCTCCCGCCACAGAAAATGATGACTTTTCCTCTCCTTCTCGACCTTCCGAACTCATTATGGAACCTTCTTCTCAGATTGATCCAAACCCTTCACCATCGCCTTCTACAACTCTAGTATCGCCTTCTCCGGGGCCACCGTTTGCATCCATCCCGTCCGCTCCTCCAGCTGAGACACCCATCTTTTCACCAGAAACACACTCACCCAAACCAGCCACTCCGCTCCGTTGCTCCAGCCGCCATATCGCCCCGCCAATCAAGCTCCATGATTATGTTTGCTCCCACGTTTCCTCCAATCAATCGTCTTCCTTGATTCCAGGTCCAACTAAAGGTACACGATATCCACTGGCCAATTATGTTTCTTATCACAGATATAAGCCTGCATAtagatcttttgttgctcaacATAGTGCTGTCACAGAACCCAGGTCTTATTCAGAAGCAGCCGCTCATCCTGAGTGGCAGAAGGCAATGTGTTCTGAGTTGCAAGCTCTCCAAGCTAATGGCACTTGGTCTCTCACTCCACTACCGGCCGGCAAGACACCGATTGGTTGTCGATGGGTGTATAAAATTAAACACCGTTCAGATGGGTCTATTGAGCGTTACAAAGCACGATTGGTAGCGAAAGGCTTTACTCAATTAGAAGGTGTTGATTATCAGGATACCTTTTCCCCCACCGCCAAGATCATATCTGTCCGCTGCTTGCTTGCATTGGCCGCAGCCCGTGGCTGGTCtattcatcaaatggatgttaacaACGCTTTTCTTCATGGCGACTTACATGAGGAAATATATATGTCTCCGCCGCTAGGGCTTCGGCGACAGGGGGAGGAAAACTTGGTATGTCGCCTTCATAAATCACTCTACGGTCTGAAACAAGCTTCTCGCCAGTGGTTCGCCAAGTTCTCAGAAGCTATTCAATCCGCTGGTTATGCACAATCTCGAGCCGATTATTCTTTGTTCACCAGAAAACAAGGCAAGTCCTTTACTGCCCTCTtgatatatgttgatgatattctgaTTACTGGAAATGATCCTGTGAGCATTGCTACAACAAAAAATTTTCTGCATAGTCATTTTCATCTCAAAGATCTGGGtgatttaaaatactttcttggcatTGAGGTTTCTGCTtctaaaaatgggatttttatttCCCAACGTAAGTATGCATTAGAGATTATTGAGGATGCAGGATTGTTGGGCGCTGCCCCTATTGATACACCTATGGAACGAGGATTGAAATTGTCTGATAAGAGCGATTTGCTCAAGGATCAAGGTCGTTATAGGAGATTGGTTGGAAGGTTAATATATCTAACTGTGTCGAGGCCAGATATCACTTATGCAGTTCATGTGTTAAGCCGGTTTATGCATCAACCGAGAAAGGCTCATATGGAAGCAGCGTTCAGAGTTGTACGTTATCTCAAGAATGCACCTGGTCAGGGTCTGTTCTTCTCTTCGaataatgatttcagattgagaGCCTATTGTGATTCTGATTGGGCAGGTTGTCCACTTACTAGAAGGTCCACTACAGGCTACTGTGTATTCCTTGGACCTTCACTGATTTCTTGGAGATCAAAGCGACAGAAAACAGTGTCACTCTCTTCAGCCGAAGCAGAGTATCGTGCAATGACAGGAGCTTGTTGTGAGTTGACATGGCTTTGGTACCTTTTGAAAGATTTGGGTGTTTTACATAAGGAACCTGCCTTGctgtattgtgacaacaaggcaACGTTGCACATTGCAGCCAACCCTGTTTTCCATGAGCGTACTAGACACATTGAGATGGATTGTCACTATATTAGGGACAAGATCCAAGATGGTTCCATTATTACAAGACATGTGAGCTCAGCGCACCAACTTGCAGACATTTTGACTAAACCATTAGGAAATGAGTTTTTTGCTCCTATGATTCGCAAGTTGGGAGTGCAGGATATCcactctccaacttga
- the LOC100242778 gene encoding auxin efflux carrier component 5 — MIEWGDVYKVVEAMAPLYVALLLGYASVRWWHMFSSDQCAAINRFICYFIFPFYSFDFTSHIDPFSMNYKYMGADIMSKFICVAALGLWCKCSSRTGSYGWFVTCFSLCTMTNSLFIGVPILEAMYGRTGVNLVLQASVVQVIIYSTVFLILLEFWKSFVSLNKTIPEDSNIAPVGAAEEDLEGHRTTEVSESSGPSSFWPLMRNALLKLVKNPNIYACVLGLIWAFLSKRWHIGMPKIVEGSVQIMSRAGTSTAMFSLGFFMAMQGKVMACGATLTAFGMIIRFIATPVTMGVVALAIGLRGNVLRIAIIQAALPQSLASFVFVKEYGLHTEVISTAVILGIIICLPLLVAYYAILVYIR, encoded by the exons ATGATTGAATGGGGAGATGTTTACAAGGTGGTGGAAGCCATGGCACCACTCTACGTTGCACTGCTGCTGGGCTACGCCTCCGTGAGGTGGTGGCACATGTTCAGCTCCGATCAATGCGCCGCCATCAACCGCTTCATCTGCTACTTCATTTTCCCATTCTACAGCTTTGATTTCACCTCCCATATCGACCCTTTCTCCATGAATTACAAGTACATGGGGGCCGATATCATGAGCAAGTTCATCTGTGTTGCTGCGCTTGGCCTCTGGTGCAAGTGCAGTAGCAGAACCGGCAGCTATGGCTGGTTCGTCACCTGCTTCAGTCTCTGCACAATGACTAATTCTCTCTTTATCGGGGTGCCCATTTTAGAGGCCATGTATGGCCGGACGGGGGTCAATCTCGTCCTCCAGGCTTCCGTCGTCCAAGTCATTATCTATAGCACCGTCTTCTTGATTCTCTTGGAGTTCTGGAAATCTTTCGTTTCTTTAAACAAAACAATTCCTGAGGACTCTAATATTGCACCGGTGGGGGCTGCAGAGGAAGATTTGGAAGGGCATAGGACGACGGAGGTGTCGGAAAGCTCGGGGCCGTCGTCTTTCTGGCCACTGATGAGGAACGCGTTGCTGAAACTCGTGAAGAACCCAAACATTTATGCCTGTGTTCTTGGCCTCATTTGGGCTTTTCTATCAAAGCG GTGGCATATTGGAATGCCAAAAATTGTGGAGGGATCCGTACAAATCATGTCAAGAGCTGGGACATCCACTGCCATGTTTAGTCTTG GGTTCTTCATGGCAATGCAAGGAAAGGTGATGGCATGTGGAGCGACTCTGACTGCGTTTGGGATGATTATAAGGTTCATTGCTACACCGGTGACCATGGGGGTGGTCGCCTTGGCAATTGGCTTGCGTGGCAATGTTTTGCGCATCGCCATAATCCAG GCTGCATTGCCACAATCACTTGCTTCATTCGTCTTCGTCAAGGAATATGGCTTGCATACAGAAGTGATTAGCACTGc GGTGATCCTTGGAATTATAATTTGTCTTCCCTTGTTGGTTGCATATTACGCGATTTTGGTATACATAAGATGA